A single window of Leptospira semungkisensis DNA harbors:
- a CDS encoding LIC10647 family lipoprotein produces MSQVFDTIVINAGAEYTALNFFTHPATVEGAPVRKFTDRASDPESNVVSRDSNVTRAYYSIGSVPNRIPGTKDIKGFFSFLSGLAWSFNLTSPRTYRGNLINYPDDGRHYKTPEEYLMNQLFPLPSQLGRNMEYVYEDYQIYFTLYLGYYEGQNVHFGVGPVYGLAFYRMDILQNDTRISSVKNEVQDLKGLRVLFEYNIGQYFPDTILYNAYFFAEITSLGSMDGRGMQIRNQVTTANNLPAPSLYMTMTTYRFGVRKELQLSKETPKKEEGPAYPPLKNLPSAGLPKKEGDIQTTSSETENPG; encoded by the coding sequence GTGAGCCAGGTATTTGATACGATCGTAATCAATGCCGGAGCGGAGTATACGGCTCTTAATTTCTTCACTCATCCCGCAACGGTAGAAGGAGCTCCTGTTCGTAAATTTACGGATAGAGCCTCCGATCCAGAAAGCAATGTAGTGAGTAGGGATTCCAACGTTACGAGAGCTTATTACTCTATAGGTTCGGTCCCAAATAGGATCCCCGGCACCAAGGATATAAAAGGATTCTTTTCTTTTTTGAGCGGACTTGCCTGGTCCTTTAACCTGACTTCTCCTCGTACTTATCGAGGTAATTTAATCAACTATCCTGACGACGGAAGACATTATAAGACTCCCGAAGAATATTTGATGAATCAGTTATTTCCTCTTCCTTCTCAACTTGGAAGGAATATGGAATATGTTTATGAAGATTATCAGATCTATTTCACTTTGTATCTAGGCTATTACGAAGGACAAAATGTTCATTTCGGGGTTGGACCAGTTTATGGTCTCGCCTTCTATCGGATGGATATACTTCAGAATGATACTAGAATATCTAGCGTAAAGAATGAGGTCCAGGATCTAAAGGGCCTTAGAGTATTATTCGAATATAATATAGGTCAGTATTTTCCGGATACTATTCTATACAATGCTTACTTCTTCGCAGAGATCACAAGCTTAGGTAGCATGGATGGAAGAGGAATGCAGATCAGAAACCAAGTTACTACAGCGAACAATCTTCCTGCACCTTCTCTCTATATGACAATGACAACATACAGATTCGGTGTCAGAAAGGAATTACAACTTTCGAAAGAAACTCCCAAAAAGGAAGAAGGACCTGCCTACCCTCCTCTCAAGAATCTTCCCTCTGCAGGATTGCCCAAGAAAGAAGGGGATATACAAACCACTTCCTCCGAAACGGAAAATCCAGGATGA
- the mnmC gene encoding bifunctional tRNA (5-methylaminomethyl-2-thiouridine)(34)-methyltransferase MnmD/FAD-dependent 5-carboxymethylaminomethyl-2-thiouridine(34) oxidoreductase MnmC encodes MIHWKDNGTPVSAQFDDIYFSPENGLEETRHVFLSGNQLEERWSSFTSNSHFSILELGFGTGLNFLAAWQLWRRSREGSAISVLRFVSYELYPLEIHEIQKAIEVFPELSEILELFLEKYKLLVPGCNSFVFEKEKLILDLWIGDARELLPETSGKFDAFFLDGFAPSKNPELWEEKIGIEIGRLANRNATLSTFTVARAAKESLTNAGFTLRKEKGFGRKREMLVGSFGSEIVSEKKELPFLHRNFDPIRPKKVLVVGGGLAGAAVARALAWRNIQVEIWDEEDEMRASSIPNAVSHPHLTKYPTPTSLWTLRALGHSLRRYPDLLDSHSYSISGTIQLAGEDLPWDRLESGIKNHSLSQEIAQELEEDSPQIKQKLPENSKSVLYPSGFWTNTPDLVKSLCKHSNILFQKGKVAKISRRETSWSLLDSNGNELASGDALILANSFGIEPLLSTLWENLPFSLTKVRGQLEVLEDPNVISQNSPILVGEKYLTPNVKGKRVLGSSFDEFHLDPNPSEKDKEELLEYAKKTFLDTEWEKVKVSAEFVGLRSQTKDRFPILGPVHETATFEKTYSGIGLPKNQKKEFPILEPEKNLYVFGGLGSRGVLTSLLGGEVLAAILLGEPLPIENSLYSSLSPARFLYRKIRNLETKGEV; translated from the coding sequence ATGATACATTGGAAGGACAACGGGACTCCTGTCTCGGCCCAATTTGATGATATCTATTTCTCTCCGGAGAATGGACTAGAAGAGACCAGACATGTTTTCTTAAGCGGAAATCAATTAGAAGAAAGATGGTCCTCTTTTACTTCGAATTCTCATTTTTCTATTTTAGAATTGGGTTTTGGCACAGGCTTGAATTTTTTAGCAGCATGGCAGCTCTGGAGAAGATCGAGAGAAGGTTCCGCCATTTCCGTTCTTAGATTCGTTTCTTACGAACTATATCCATTAGAAATCCATGAAATTCAAAAAGCAATCGAAGTATTTCCTGAACTTTCGGAGATACTGGAACTTTTTTTAGAAAAATATAAACTACTCGTTCCTGGCTGCAATTCCTTTGTCTTTGAAAAAGAAAAACTAATACTGGATCTTTGGATTGGAGACGCAAGAGAACTTCTCCCGGAAACATCCGGAAAATTCGATGCATTCTTCTTAGATGGATTCGCTCCTTCCAAGAATCCGGAACTTTGGGAGGAAAAAATAGGAATTGAGATCGGAAGATTAGCAAATCGGAATGCTACCCTCTCCACATTTACCGTAGCAAGAGCGGCCAAAGAAAGCCTTACCAACGCAGGATTCACTCTCAGAAAAGAAAAAGGCTTCGGAAGAAAAAGAGAAATGCTAGTCGGGAGTTTCGGGTCCGAAATCGTTTCGGAAAAGAAAGAACTTCCATTTTTACATCGCAACTTCGATCCGATTCGACCTAAGAAAGTATTGGTCGTAGGAGGAGGATTAGCCGGCGCCGCAGTTGCAAGAGCTCTTGCCTGGAGAAACATCCAAGTAGAAATCTGGGACGAAGAAGATGAGATGCGTGCTTCTTCCATTCCAAATGCAGTTTCTCATCCTCATCTTACAAAATATCCTACACCTACCAGCCTCTGGACTCTTAGAGCACTCGGTCATTCCCTACGTCGCTATCCGGATCTATTAGACAGTCATTCCTATTCTATTTCGGGAACAATCCAACTTGCAGGAGAGGATCTTCCTTGGGATCGATTGGAATCAGGGATCAAGAATCATTCTCTTTCCCAAGAGATTGCTCAAGAATTAGAAGAAGACTCTCCTCAGATAAAGCAGAAACTTCCGGAAAACTCCAAAAGCGTTCTGTATCCTTCCGGATTCTGGACAAACACACCGGATCTAGTGAAAAGTTTATGCAAACATTCTAATATACTTTTTCAAAAAGGAAAGGTCGCCAAGATCTCTCGCAGAGAAACTTCTTGGTCCTTACTCGATTCCAATGGGAACGAACTTGCCTCTGGAGATGCTTTAATTCTTGCGAACTCTTTCGGGATAGAACCGTTACTATCCACTCTCTGGGAAAATCTTCCATTCTCCCTCACCAAAGTACGGGGACAATTGGAAGTATTAGAAGATCCGAATGTGATTTCTCAAAACTCTCCTATACTCGTAGGAGAAAAATATCTGACTCCTAATGTAAAAGGCAAAAGGGTTTTAGGCTCAAGCTTTGACGAATTCCATTTGGATCCGAATCCTAGCGAAAAGGACAAGGAAGAACTTCTAGAATACGCTAAAAAGACTTTCTTGGATACTGAATGGGAAAAGGTGAAAGTGAGCGCAGAATTTGTAGGCTTACGTTCCCAAACAAAGGATAGATTTCCGATCTTAGGCCCTGTCCACGAAACCGCAACTTTTGAAAAAACATATTCTGGCATCGGACTCCCTAAAAACCAAAAGAAAGAATTCCCAATTTTAGAGCCGGAAAAGAACCTGTATGTGTTCGGCGGTTTAGGTTCTAGGGGAGTATTGACTTCCTTATTGGGGGGTGAGGTCTTGGCGGCAATTCTTTTGGGAGAACCATTACCGATCGAAAATAGCTTGTACTCTTCCTTATCTCCTGCCAGATTTCTATACCGTAAGATCCGAAACTTGGAAACAAAGGGAGAAGTCTAA
- the dusA gene encoding tRNA dihydrouridine(20/20a) synthase DusA, whose protein sequence is MNSKKEKPILYPVSVAPMMDWTDKHFRFFLRLISKYSLLYTEMVTTGAILRGDKDRHLLFSPEEAPLSLQLGGDNPNALAECASIGEGYGYSEINLNVGCPSDKVQEGNFGACLMKDPDRVADCISAMDSKTSLPVTVKCRIGVPGKESIEDLSEFVRKVSLAGAKRITVHARIAILEGLSPAQNRSVPPLRYEDVYEIKRKYPDLVIELNGGVKTLEDISSHLTKVDGIMIGRAAYENPFLFSNVDRLFYQASPRMITRREVFDTMQEYVSKKTEQGEKPSRILKHLLGAFHEVRGARSYRRILTEKMHSNPGPKLLLEALESISPEYMDQRLETEESLSLTALESVV, encoded by the coding sequence ATGAATTCAAAGAAAGAAAAGCCTATTCTGTATCCCGTTTCCGTGGCTCCTATGATGGACTGGACGGATAAGCATTTTCGTTTTTTCCTCAGATTGATTTCCAAGTATTCCTTATTGTACACTGAAATGGTTACAACGGGAGCCATTTTAAGAGGAGATAAGGACAGACATCTTTTATTTTCTCCTGAAGAAGCTCCGCTCTCTCTACAGTTAGGTGGAGATAATCCGAATGCATTGGCAGAATGTGCCAGCATAGGAGAAGGGTACGGATACTCTGAGATCAATCTAAACGTAGGTTGTCCGAGCGATAAAGTTCAGGAAGGGAATTTCGGAGCTTGCTTGATGAAGGATCCGGATCGTGTTGCAGATTGTATATCCGCAATGGATTCCAAAACTTCTCTGCCTGTCACAGTAAAGTGCAGGATTGGAGTTCCTGGAAAAGAAAGCATTGAGGACCTCTCCGAGTTTGTTCGAAAAGTGAGTCTGGCAGGGGCAAAACGGATCACAGTACATGCAAGAATCGCAATATTAGAAGGCTTGAGTCCAGCTCAGAATCGTAGTGTTCCTCCTCTTCGCTATGAAGACGTATACGAGATCAAAAGAAAATATCCCGATCTAGTCATTGAATTGAACGGGGGAGTGAAGACCCTCGAGGATATCTCTTCTCACCTAACGAAAGTGGATGGAATCATGATCGGTAGGGCGGCGTATGAGAATCCATTTTTATTCTCGAATGTGGATCGTTTGTTTTACCAAGCATCCCCTCGTATGATCACGAGAAGAGAAGTCTTCGATACCATGCAGGAATACGTCTCTAAAAAGACCGAGCAAGGAGAAAAGCCGAGTCGGATCCTAAAACATCTATTAGGCGCTTTCCATGAGGTCCGTGGGGCTCGTTCTTATCGCCGCATCCTTACCGAAAAGATGCATTCTAATCCTGGTCCTAAGCTTTTGCTCGAGGCATTGGAGTCCATTTCTCCTGAATATATGGATCAAAGATTGGAAACGGAAGAGTCTCTTTCTCTTACTGCCCTAGAATCTGTGGTTTGA